The Penaeus chinensis breed Huanghai No. 1 chromosome 34, ASM1920278v2, whole genome shotgun sequence DNA window gagagagagagagagagagagagagataaagaaaggaaaaacaaaatatagagtAAGTAGGAGAAATACGAGAAAtggaggagataagaagaaaaaagagaaagaacacggGAAAAAtagtaagtaagagagaaaaacaaaaaacagatgaagaggaaaagaggcggAAAATATAGAGAATACAGAAAATATCCAATTAATTTATCTTACGTTATTACCATTCCCTCTATTTTTACTTCCTTTCGTcatcaaaatatttaatatacTTTTTTCTACTTTACTAATTACCTTGATCCTAACAATTCATATCATCTTTCTCAGCGTATCATGATTGCATTGTTAACTTGCAAATAATATATCTAAAAACGTTACTATAAATCAGGATATTTCATTACACATGGATTagcaaattcataaaaaaaaaaagttaatatcatGCTAACAAGAGCTATTCCCACGggcgaaacaacaacaaaatatttatttaaattcttGTTCAGGAAACGagttgaatggatatatatatcatattaatattattttatagacTTATCTTTAAATAAACGTTGGTATCATGAACTCAAACGCAAGTAAATGCTAATTAGACTTAATTGGTTTCAAACATTTAATCAGTCcagtaaacacaaaaaaatactgaatagaaattaaattagattaaaaaaaaaaaaactaccagaaCCTTATCGATTTCGAAAttagtttttaaaaataaacagataaacaaatgaaaataaaacaaataaacaaatacaccccCAGCCTCCAGATCGATTCGGAACAAGAGACAGAAATTCCAAAAGCCAATAAGAACCGATTCTCCTAAGGTGGCGATGCTCCAGTGAGCTTTATTGCAAAATATCAGATAGCATGCTCTCCTGCACACCCACACCAAGCCGATgcatggtggagggggaggagagatggtggagggggaggagagatggtggagggggaggagagatggtggagggggaggagagatggtggagggggaggagagatggtggagggggaggagagatggtggagggaggagagatggtggagggggaggagagatggtggagagggaggagagatggtggagggtgaggagagatggtggagggggaggagagatggtggagggggaggagagatggtggagggggaggagagatggtggaatgggaggagagatggtggagggagaggagagatggtggaggtgggggagagatggtggaggtggagggggaggagagatggtggagggggaggagagatggtggagggggaggagagatggtggagggggaggagagatggtggagggggaggagagatggtgaaggtggagggcgaggagagatggtggagggggaggagagatggtggagggggaggagagatggtggagggggaggagagatggtggaggggaggagagatggtggaggtggaggggaggagagatggtggagggggagagagatggtggagggggaggagagatggtggagggagaggagagatggtggaggggaataagagatggtggagggggaggagagatggtggagggggaggagagatggtggagggagaggagagatggtggagggggagagagatggtggagggggaggagagatggtggagggggagaagagatggtggaggtggcgggggaggagagatggtggaggggggggagagatggtggaggtggagggggaggagagatggtggagggggaggagagctggtggagggtgaggagagatggtggagggtgaggagagatggtggagggtggagaggaggagagatgtggaggtggaggagagatggtggagggggggggagagatggtggaggggaggagagatggtggagggggaggagagatggtggaggagaggagagatggtggagggggataagagatggtggagggagaggaaagatggtggagggagaggagagatggtggagggggaggagagatggtggagggggataagagatggtggaggtggagggggaggagagatggtggagggaaagaagagatggtggagggggataagagatggtggagggagaggagagatggtggaggtggagggggaggagagatggtggagggggaggagagatggtggagggagaggagagatggtggaggtggaggagagatggtggagggagaggagagatggtggagggggaggagagatggtggagggggaggagagatggtggaggaagaggagagatggtggaggtggagggggaggagagatggtggaggggaggagagatggtggagggagaggagagatggtggaggtggaggagagatggtggcTGGGGATAGAGATGGCTGGAGGAGGAGGCgcgaggagagatggtggaggggggagagatggtggagggagaggagagatggtggagggagaggagagatgatggagggggaaagagatggtggaggggaaggagagatgcggtggagggggaggagagatggtggagggggaggagagttggtggagggagaggagagatggtggaggtggaggagagatggtggagggggataagagatggtggaggtggagggagaggagagatggtggagggggaggagatggtggagggggaggagagatggtggagggagaggagagatggtggaggtgggagagatggtgagggggaaaagagatggtggaggtggagggagaggaagatggtggagggggaggagagatggaggaggtgagaggagagatggtggaggagaggagagatggtggagggggaggagagatggtggagggggaggaggagatggtggagggagaggagagatggtgagggggaggagagatggtggagaggggaggagagatggtggaggggaggagagtggtggagggggaggagagatggtggaggggggaggagatggtggaggtggagggggaggagagatggtggaggggaggagagatggtggagggagaggagagatggtggaggtgggggagagatggtggaggtggagggggaggagagaggggggaggggagaggagggtggaggggaggagagatggtggagggggaggagagatggtggagggaggagagatggtgggtgggggaggagagatgggtggagggggaggagagatggtggaggggggaggagagatggtggagggggaggagagatggtggaggggaggggatggggatggtggagggggaggagagatggtggagggggaggagagatggtggaggggaggagagatggtggagggagagggagagaaggtagaggtgggggagagatggtggaggggggaggagtgttggtgaagggggaggagagattgtggagggagaggagcgatggtgaagggggaggagagtgagatgaggatggacgggtggaggagagatggtgagaggagggaggagcgatgtggaggggagaggagaagatggtgaggtggaggagagatggtggaggtggagggggaggagagatgtggaggggaggagagcatggactggagggtgggagagatggtggagggagaggagaggatggtggaggtgggggagagatggtgaggtgcgagggggggaggagagatggtggaggggaggagaggatggtggagggggggggcggagaggatggtggcaggggggaggagagatggtggagggagagagagatggtgtgagtgtggaggtggaggagagatggtggggtggaggggaggagagatggtggaggagaggagagatggtggagggggaggagagatggtgagggagggaggggaggtagagctggtggagggggaggaggagatggtggaagggagggtgacgTGGAAGACAGACGATGGAAGTGGAGGAAAGAAGGTCaaatcaaactaaaaaaaaaaaaaaaaaaaaaaaaaaacatcccaacaaacaaacaaacaaacaaagccactCAAGGACACCTGAGGATGGAGGTCCGATCAGCGCACGGGATGAGTCCAGGCGACCTCTCCCTCGGGGTGAAGGGGCACAGATCCCCCAGGGAGACGCCGCTCAGCTTCCGGGCGATGGGGATGGGCACGTCGGGCTCCGCTGCCGCGGGGTCGTCGATGGGCTGCGGGCACGGAGGGGGCcggggtgaggggggcggggtgaggggggcaGAAGGGCGCCTCGGGGAAAGgcgatgtatgtacgtatgtatgtgtgtgtatgtgtgtgtgtgtgtgtgtgtgtgtatgtatgtatgtatgtatgtatgtatgtatgtatgtatgtatgtatgtatgtatgtatgtatgtatgtatgtatgtatgtatgtacgtatatatgtatgtatgtatgtatgtatgtatgtatgtatgtatgtatgtatgtatgtatgtatgtatgtatgtatgtatgtatgtatgtatgtatgcatgcatgtatgtgtgtgtgtgaaaggtatAATGAAAggtataatttttattcttagAAAATAGAATCTACATTTAGATACTTCATGATCACAAATGTCTTTTTATCAGCCAAAGATATACTGCAATCAATAAGCATAGATTTGCTCCTAGAGGTCAACAGAGAGAGCGCCAGTTACCGCCGAGCCGCAGAAGGACGTCTCGAGGAGCATGCaggagggcgagggcgagcgGCCGCCGACGGAGCCTGCGTCGGACCCCAGGGAGGAGAGCCGCGACCTGCGCCCTGGCTGGGGGGGCAGCAGGAAGTCGGCCCAGTTGTCCGGGATGGGCGACCTGCGCTCCAGCATGCACGGCTCAGACGACAGCGACGACAGCCTGTTGATGCACTCGTTGACGGGCGCCAGCAGCCTCTCTAGGTCGGAGTTCTCGCCTTCGTCGCCGCCCTTCTTGATCTCCTCGAGGCGCTCCCGCACCGTGTTGCCCTCCTCGCTCGACGGGCTCGTGGGCTTGTCGCTGTCCGAGGAGCGATCGGAGCTCTTGTCGGGCGTGGAGGCCTCGGAGGGCGTGCGGGCGCTGTCCGAGTCCAAGAGGTCGTGGTTCAGGGGAGCCGGCAGGGGAGGCGGAAGCCGGCGGGGCTCCTCCTGCAGTGGTTTTCTCTCCTCTGGCGTGAGTGGTTCCCGCCAGTCCTGCATTTTCTCCACCACGCGTTGCGGCTCAGCTTTCTCGGGCTGCGGTTTCGCCTCGCgctgctcctgcttctgctgcGACGAATGTCTCGGCGGAACCGTTTTGATTTGCCGCACGGGCTTCAGGACGATCTCTGGCATCTCGTCGAAGTTAATCCAGCTCTTAGCTCCGTCCGGCGTCCCTCTCGAGGAGCCGGTGTCCTGCGTAGGGGATTCGTCGGGCGGCGTCGGAGGCGGTTGCGACACAGGAGAGCGCGCGGGAGACCGCACCTTTGGCGGGAGCGGAGGGGGGACGTCGTCCTCGGAAACTTTCATCCTCGCCTCCCGGTACTGCTTCCTTAGTTGCCGGGGGCTGCGCAGCCCTTCCTGGCAGAAGTCGTCCCAGCTCTTGGAAGTCTGTCTCTTCGGGCTCTTGGTGGGCAGCACCTTCACAGGGCCGCTCTGGGGAATGTTGATCATCATCTTTTCCGGTTCTCCTTCCGGCGTCCCCGCTACTTGTTTGTACTCCTCCAAAAGACCTGTGATGAGGGGCGTGGTGCTGCGAGGGCGGTCGATGGACTGTGTTGTGCGGAGGTGCGGAGGCCGCTCCTTCACAGGAATGATGGGCGCTGCAAGAGGACGTTCTGTGGGTAGCGTTGTGGGCACGTATGGCAATTCTCCGTCCTCGCCGGAGTCCTGAGAGACTAAGCCTTTGTTCTCCACGTCGGGGGAGTCTAAAGGAACGCCAGATTCTGCTGTCTGCTGCTGCTTGGCTTTGGTCTTCAGGTACTCAATTTCAGATTCGCGCTCGGACTCGGATCGTGAGTCGGCATCGTATTGGTCGGGCGCAGCAACAGTCAGCTCCTCTGGCCGGTCCTTCTGCTTTGGCGGCAAGTGCGGCTTCTCGAGCACAGGTTCCTCAACCTTCTTCTCTTTTTGAACCCGCTCTATTGACGGAGAGGGTATCGTTGGCTTGACCTCGGCGGGCTTTTCAAATACATCATCGTCGTCTATTTGGTCTCTCTTGTCCTTCTCTGAAACGTCTTTGGACTCTGGAAGTGCGGCCTTCTCAGCAGGTTTTCCGTCCGGGCTCATGATGGAGGAAAGTTCATTGTAGGAGCTGTCCCTGGAGGAGATCATGTCCTGCTTCGGCGCCTCGGGTTCTCCCTCCGTCGGCGGCGGGACTCCTCTCAGGGGCTCTTTGATGGCTCTGCTCATTTCGCTCTCCTGTCTGATAAGCCCGAAGGACGAGGGCTGGTATTTACCGTCATCGTTAAAGGTAAATTCAACATTTGTGATGGCTTCATTGATCTTAGCGTCAGAGGAAGGAACACTTTTCTCACTGCCTTTTGTGGTCTTCTCTGcgtccttcttcttcgtcttgggCCTGAAAATGGACAGCACTCCCCTCCTGTCATGGGTGTCATCCTCCAGTTCTCTCTCCCGGCTCTTACTCCGGCTTCTCGACCTGCTCCTAGACCGGAACTCTTTCTTAGCCGATTTGATGAACTGACTGAAAGGACTTTTGCGTCCACTAGATCCTGGAGAGTCAGGCGTGACAGGGCTCATGACAGCGTCCGATTTTCGGAAAAGATTCGAAAAGGAACTTTTTCttgagactgagggagaggaagacccgctttccatctcctctcctctcgtcctccgtcTTCTGGAGGCTCTTGGGGACGCCGAGGGAGTGGTGGAGTAGGAGCGTGCGTTCGGGTGCTCGGGAGTCGTGGCAGTGACTGCGGCTGATGAGGCTGCAGAAGGAGTTGGAGACGCCTTCGGGAGGTCCTTCAGATCAGGAACCTGGGGCACAGGAACCTTCTTGGGCATTCTTGGCGATCGTGGTGAGCGGGGCGATGACAGCGGTggtcgttgttgttgtggttcCAGCTGGTCCGCTTGCTTCTCCTGCTGTGCTTGCTTGGTGGCTTGTACTGCTTGAGGCGACTTGGGTGGTTGCGTTGATTTTTGCTCTCTGGGGGATCTGGGTTTGGCAGTGTTATCCTGCGAGTCTCTCACAGCATCTAGCTTCTTGGGTGTTGTCTGTGCCTCCAGTTGCCTCCTGGGAGGCGGCACAGCCATCAGGATTTCGGACTTGCTTGGCTGGAATTCTGAGGCGGGGATGGCCTCCACCGCCATGATGATGTCCTCCTGCCTCTGGGGAAGGACAGTCGATGGCGACGAGCGGAAGATGTCAGGAGGCCGCGCTTCCATGGGCGACTTGACTCGCTCAATTTTCTCTACGGTGAAATTCATGATTTTTGTGGTGGTGACTGGGGGATCTTCCAGGTCGATGCTGGGCTGCTGGATGGGTCGACTGCCACAAAAGGAGGTTTCTAAAAGCATCTTGTGAGGCGAGGGTGATCGTCTCGCTGAGCCTATAGAGCCTAAGGAGGAGAGCCTGCTGGAGTGGCCGCTGGTGACGGGCAGGAGGCCATCGCTGAGCACCGAGGACGAGGATCCTTTGCGGTTGAGATCCGCCGTGCGAAGAGCCTCCTCCCGTCGCTCCAGCTCCGCCAGCTTGCAGGCGCGGTCCCTCCGCTTgcgctgctgctcctcctcgtcGGCATCCAGCTCCTCCGTGCTGGAATGCAGATCCGCCGCCATGTCTTCGCAGAAGCCGGACTTGGCGTAACCCGAAAACAGTTCTTTCTCTGGGGTGGACTCCTTGGAATCTGTCTCGTgcggcgacgacgacgacgctGCAGAGACGCGAATTCTAGGGGAGGCCGGGACGCTGAGGGCCGTCTTGGCCACGGGCGTTACTGGTGTGGTCGCTGTGGATGTCTCTTCGCCGATATCTGGGAGATGTGTGCGTTCCTCAGGGCTGGAGTCAGACGTTGTCTTATCCATGCTGAGGTCCTCGAAGGAGGCTAGGGGCGCTGGGCCCATCCGCCGCTGCCGGGACGGGAAGCTAGACAGCCGCTTCCTGCCCGCGTCTGACAGTGAGCGACGGCTGGAGTCCGAACTGTCAGGCATGGGGAGGCTGCAGCTGCCGGTGCTGCTGGACGTGCAGCTGCCAGGATTAGAAGTGCCGGTGCTGCTTGTGGTTGTGGCCATGGTAGGAGTAGTGTTcgggcgtgggtgggtgtgtgtaggtatggATTTGCGTGTCTGTGGGAGTGTGTGCAGGGGTGTGCGGGCGTCACGTCTGGGCAGCGGTCGGGCCGTCCCACGCGTTTACAGTCTCACCTCGACGACAGCGGCCACGCGCCCACCTGCCGGGAGGAGACGCGGTCAGAGGAGGCACAGAAACAGCGGGGGAAtacatgttgataatgatgacagggatgacaatgattatggtgttaatcataattatcataacaacaattacaattgaAAAAGGATGATTCTTatgattaaaatataattatcacgacaatgataacaataaaaaatatgataaaagcaGCCATAAAAGTGTTGCGTTTTGGTATTCGAGTCCAATACTGAATCAGATATTAGCAAAGTCATTAAATCGGTTCAAGTATAGCGCAGTATAATTCCCTTGCTTAGCCAAGCCGCATAATTGGGGTTAAGGCGTGACCGCAGGCTATACTGCACACGTGCGAGGTGaatagagaggcaaagagaggaggaagggagtcagggggaaggggagagaacgagaggaataggaaggaaaagagaaataggatgattgaaaaggagagaggaataaacatcgagagaaagaaagagagacagataaataaataaaaaggaagacaaccaaagcaaaagagacaaaaagaaaggaatgcaagaaagagatagagaaaaaaagagagagagagagagagagagagagagagagagagagagagagagagagagagagagagagagagagagagagagagagagagagagagagagagagagagagagagagggggggggggggggaggagaaagagagagagaaagataggaaatatGACAAGACACGGGGAAATTACACGCATACAGTAATAACACACCGCGTTCCTTATCGGCCGAGGACAGGGGGAAACGCACCCACACTATTTTCAAGGCCTCCCGTAATCTATATGCAAATGAAGCTACTCCAAGACCGGTAGGACCAACCCACGCactcgcttttcttttctttagtagTGTTTAAGATGAAGAAAGCTGTTATGAAAGTCTCGCGCAGCCTCGTACTTCATGAATGACGGTTGAGTGAAAGATCAACATGTCGATAATCAGCGAGAGAGGAGCGGATTTCGATGAATTATTAAAAAGGAACATGAGGATTTTCATAGGTCAGTCGTGGGGAGACAGTCACCACGCGGCCAACGCTTAAAAGAGTGATGgtttaaaggaaaaagagagagaatcttaTTAGTCCGTAGTATCAGATACTCCTAAACAGATGATTAGTCTAAActtcactgtatgtatgtatgtatatatatatcctgttctATGTACGCATTTATACTTAAACAGGAACATTATCACAAATGTAAGGCATACTCATATTCTTTCTTAGTGTTTTGGGATAATTTTATatttcaagagagagaaaagaaaatcgcatgataattataaaaaagtagGTTGGCTTAGTGAcgaggtgtgtgtggggtggggggtgggggggagtggcatCTGTCTCCAATCGACTAACGGAGACTGGAACTGTTGGCATCCTCTACGAGGGAAATACTTGGATATGTTCCTTATCTCCAGAAATCCTGCTGTAATGCAGTTATCCTGCCTCTACGacgagggacagaggagggatgAAAAGGGATGAGTATGAAAAGTAGGGAATTCAGGATGAGGGGCAGATGGAAGATTAGGGTGAGGAGCAGGAGGCGATAGTGTAAgagtacacacacagagacacacacatacacatacacacacacacacacacacacacacacacacacacacacacacacacacacacacacacacacacacacacacacacacacacacacacacacacacacacacacacacacacacacacacacacacacacacacacacttactattTTTACACCTCCATCTCTTTCGCCTTCAATCTGTCGCCGGCAAAAGCTACTTACTCCTCCCTATCGCCCCTAATCTGACCTTCCATAACACTTGGCACTGTAGCCCGACCCAGCGGTAACCATGACAACAGGCCCTGGACGGtgacctttccttttctcttctttcttcctttatccttcctttaTCCATAGAAGAGGGACATCGCAAATGGAAGAGGCAAGGAGTGGTGACGATAAAGAATAAACGGTaagagaggaagagttagagtatagagagaggagaaatgggagaattgTAATAGAAGACGGGAATGCGGAGAGGAACGAACAAGCAGATGTTTAAACCCAGCGCAAAATCGCTGTTTTTTTCCACCCTCAACAAAACAGCATGGCTTCTTGGAATTACAAATGACAAACTAAATGGCTCTCGAAATCCCTTTTTATCAAAAccggaaaaaaaacttttacaggCATCCTTTGTTCCGCGGACgaagatatgaatgaataaaatccAATTAAGCGCTGAACATGGCCCGCAGGCCGATTCGCCATGTTACCCCGCGGGCGAAGTGGGTCCGGCCGAGTGTGGACGGCCGCGCGAATGATgacgtgtgtgggtatgtgtttttatgcacacacacacacacacacacacacacacacacacacacacacacacacacacacatatatatacagagagagagagagagagagagagagagagagagagagagagagagagagagagagagagagagagagagagagagagagagagagagagagagagagagagagagagagaggagagagagagagagagagagagagagagagagagagagagagagagagagagagagagagagagagacagagagagagagagagagagagagagagagagagagagagagagagagagagagagagagagagacagagagagagacagagagagagacagagacagagacagagacagagacagagacagagacagagtcagagtcagagtcagagtcagagacagagacagagacagagacagagacataatatatatagatagaaatatatatatatatatatatatatatatatatatatatatatatatatacatatatatatacatatacatatacatatatatatacatatacatatatatatataatatatctataacatatatatatatatatatatatatatatatatatatatacgaaagagaaagagaagaggaaggaaaaagagaaagaagagaggaggggagagaaagaggaggggaagaatggagagagagagggggggcgtcggtgggatggaaggagggaagctcCGTCTTAAAGCTCCCCTGGGAAAAGAGCTCACTGTCTTGGCGTTTATATCTATCGGAAGGACTTTTTCACCTtcactcctgtccctcctccttcgccaatGTCTAATTCGTCCAcggttccttctttctctttttccttcactccatctcttctcattttccttatttcctcattcattctccttctctacctcctcgtttctccctttcgcctcgtccttattcctcttcctcctcctctacaccccccatacaaatctcccccccccccctcttcctcttcttcttctttacacatcctttctcacttcccttttacccttttccatttccccatctcccttgtcCCACTGCATTACCTCCCTCGAGGCCCTGAGAACGCGTCAAGATTACTTCAAGAACAGACCCCTTGTAGGAAAGACGCAGGATGGCCAACTGCCCTGAAAAAGATGTCGATTTGTGACTTGGAATTGAAAAGCTTGTGTttaattttttgtgtatatgtttattaatttatttttcttattagatttttttttttttttttttttttaagtatggtAAGTTCGGAGGATTCTGAAATGTGTATCATTTGATAGTATTGCCAGGTGTTCCGGTCAATGCTAGTGTTTGGAGTGAAAatgtttattgtattattttttttttttatcataaatttaaAGTCATGTTTTGAATCATTCAGATTTAAATGGCATCCCcgagtataaaaaaaacaaatttatgtTTGTACAATAAAATGTATTCATTACTGTGCTTAAATATTTCATTTCGTGCAGAATATTACGAAATATGTCGACTTTGTGTGAACATAGGCTTACAATATTAATTTCAATATTCATAAATGTTTAGGTTCAATCTGCTGCTTCTCGCCCGATATAAAAATATTTAGATTGGATAGAGTGAGTGTAGATTATAAATGATTTCTCGTGGGATCTACGTttccataaaaatgatgataacaattatagtaaaacTCATCGTACATAATTTcacttatatatgtctgtgtgtgtgtttgtgagagagaaagacaaaaaaaaagagaaagagagagagagaaagagagaaagagagagagagagagagagagagagagagagagagaga harbors:
- the LOC125043737 gene encoding uncharacterized protein DDB_G0284459-like, with translation MATTTSSTGTSNPGSCTSSSTGSCSLPMPDSSDSSRRSLSDAGRKRLSSFPSRQRRMGPAPLASFEDLSMDKTTSDSSPEERTHLPDIGEETSTATTPVTPVAKTALSVPASPRIRVSAASSSSPHETDSKESTPEKELFSGYAKSGFCEDMAADLHSSTEELDADEEEQQRKRRDRACKLAELERREEALRTADLNRKGSSSSVLSDGLLPVTSGHSSRLSSLGSIGSARRSPSPHKMLLETSFCGSRPIQQPSIDLEDPPVTTTKIMNFTVEKIERVKSPMEARPPDIFRSSPSTVLPQRQEDIIMAVEAIPASEFQPSKSEILMAVPPPRRQLEAQTTPKKLDAVRDSQDNTAKPRSPREQKSTQPPKSPQAVQATKQAQQEKQADQLEPQQQRPPLSSPRSPRSPRMPKKVPVPQVPDLKDLPKASPTPSAASSAAVTATTPEHPNARSYSTTPSASPRASRRRRTRGEEMESGSSSPSVSRKSSFSNLFRKSDAVMSPVTPDSPGSSGRKSPFSQFIKSAKKEFRSRSRSRSRSKSRERELEDDTHDRRGVLSIFRPKTKKKDAEKTTKGSEKSVPSSDAKINEAITNVEFTFNDDGKYQPSSFGLIRQESEMSRAIKEPLRGVPPPTEGEPEAPKQDMISSRDSSYNELSSIMSPDGKPAEKAALPESKDVSEKDKRDQIDDDDVFEKPAEVKPTIPSPSIERVQKEKKVEEPVLEKPHLPPKQKDRPEELTVAAPDQYDADSRSESERESEIEYLKTKAKQQQTAESGVPLDSPDVENKGLVSQDSGEDGELPYVPTTLPTERPLAAPIIPVKERPPHLRTTQSIDRPRSTTPLITGLLEEYKQVAGTPEGEPEKMMINIPQSGPVKVLPTKSPKRQTSKSWDDFCQEGLRSPRQLRKQYREARMKVSEDDVPPPLPPKVRSPARSPVSQPPPTPPDESPTQDTGSSRGTPDGAKSWINFDEMPEIVLKPVRQIKTVPPRHSSQQKQEQREAKPQPEKAEPQRVVEKMQDWREPLTPEERKPLQEEPRRLPPPLPAPLNHDLLDSDSARTPSEASTPDKSSDRSSDSDKPTSPSSEEGNTVRERLEEIKKGGDEGENSDLERLLAPVNECINRLSSLSSEPCMLERRSPIPDNWADFLLPPQPGRRSRLSSLGSDAGSVGGRSPSPSCMLLETSFCGSAPIDDPAAAEPDVPIPIARKLSGVSLGDLCPFTPRERSPGLIPCADRTSILSDSSAEGGGSPKESDYYTRHHSEPQRSQPGAGRQLNPFGMDLGVRSNRSSVVSQDQSPPESPNQALYPPS